Proteins found in one Synechococcus sp. LA31 genomic segment:
- the rpaB gene encoding response regulator transcription factor RpaB, whose amino-acid sequence MTQISESSRDEGLKILVADDEANIRRILETRLAMQGHEVLAAKNGAEALEIFRGFEPDLVVLDVMMPELDGFAVVERIRAQSEVPIILLTALGDVADRITGLQLGADDYMVKPFSPKELEARIRCVMRRANTGNGAAGGAGGKAANVVVVGDLIVDFNRRQAFRSDERIRLTGMEFNLLELLISRSGEPISRLDMLEKVWGYKPERASDSRVVDVHISRLRAKLEHDPENPELILTARGMGYMFQRIAQTVDVA is encoded by the coding sequence ATGACCCAGATCAGTGAATCCAGCCGGGATGAAGGGCTCAAGATCCTGGTGGCTGACGATGAGGCCAATATCCGCCGCATCCTCGAAACCCGTCTGGCCATGCAGGGCCATGAGGTGCTGGCGGCCAAAAACGGCGCTGAAGCCTTGGAGATCTTCCGCGGCTTTGAGCCCGATCTTGTGGTGCTCGACGTGATGATGCCGGAGCTTGATGGCTTCGCGGTGGTGGAACGGATTCGGGCTCAATCCGAAGTTCCCATCATCCTGCTGACCGCCCTGGGGGATGTGGCGGATCGGATCACCGGCCTGCAGCTCGGCGCTGACGACTACATGGTGAAGCCGTTCAGCCCCAAGGAGCTTGAAGCGCGCATCCGCTGTGTGATGCGCCGGGCCAACACCGGCAATGGTGCCGCAGGGGGAGCGGGCGGAAAGGCCGCCAATGTCGTGGTCGTGGGTGATCTGATCGTTGACTTCAACCGCCGCCAAGCATTCCGAAGCGATGAACGCATCCGTCTCACCGGCATGGAATTCAATCTGCTGGAGCTACTGATCAGCCGATCAGGTGAGCCAATCAGCCGCCTCGACATGCTGGAGAAGGTGTGGGGCTACAAACCTGAGCGCGCCTCTGATAGCCGAGTGGTGGATGTGCACATCTCCAGACTGCGGGCCAAGCTCGAGCACGATCCAGAAAACCCCGAGCTGATCCTCACAGCTCGGGGTATGGGCTATATGTTCCAGCGGATCGCCCAAACCGTCGA
- a CDS encoding DUF1345 domain-containing protein has translation MAQHPVAFGDLGRGLRALVFGTAVMVVGLLAQLHPAEALTLSILFTMLVDLLRMVQASLRLDAQRTRQVFSTWQPNGKRLLRRTVFLAFLSVLVLSFCVHDVKLGQGLLPPPLRVSLFFAALFTTWLELHLSFAVFYAKTYFAGNPEPAADGDQAQVFIFPGSDEPLFTDFLYVAYSVALTFAMSDVDLEDGVARRIVLLQAIVSFLFYSTIFSMVTNLMVS, from the coding sequence ATGGCCCAACATCCGGTCGCCTTTGGGGATCTGGGCCGAGGCCTACGGGCTTTGGTGTTTGGCACCGCAGTGATGGTGGTGGGGCTATTGGCCCAGCTGCACCCCGCTGAGGCACTCACCCTGTCGATCCTCTTCACCATGCTGGTGGATCTGTTGCGCATGGTGCAGGCCTCGCTGCGGCTAGATGCTCAGCGCACCAGACAGGTGTTCTCCACCTGGCAGCCGAATGGCAAGCGGCTGTTGCGCCGCACGGTGTTTCTGGCCTTCTTGAGCGTGTTGGTGCTCAGCTTCTGCGTGCATGATGTGAAATTAGGGCAGGGGCTGTTGCCGCCACCCTTGCGCGTCAGCTTGTTCTTTGCAGCACTATTTACCACTTGGCTGGAGTTGCATCTCAGCTTCGCGGTGTTTTACGCCAAAACATATTTTGCAGGTAATCCTGAGCCTGCAGCAGATGGCGATCAGGCTCAGGTGTTTATCTTTCCTGGCTCTGATGAGCCTCTGTTTACTGACTTTCTCTATGTTGCGTATTCGGTGGCTCTCACTTTTGCCATGAGCGATGTTGACCTTGAAGATGGCGTGGCCCGGCGCATTGTGCTCCTTCAGGCGATTGTGAGCTTCCTCTTCTATTCAACGATCTTTAGCATGGTCACCAATCTCATGGTGAGCTAG